One segment of Paenibacillus rhizovicinus DNA contains the following:
- a CDS encoding ThiF family adenylyltransferase: protein MDTSAEERQQSTEQEEQSLERERRERYSRQMLFAPIGENGQRKIEAAHVAVVGMGALGTVIANHLARSGVGRLRLIDRDYVERSNLQRQMLYDEDDVRELRPKVVAAERRLKLINSEIRIEPVVSHVTAANAERLLDGVDLVLDGTDNFGTRLLLNDVCFKHGIPFIYGGSISSNGMTAVFVPGETSCLRCLLGAGDSAGDTCDTTGVISPIVDIVASLQAAEALKLLVGDKAARRQGLLSIDIWRNSTMDMKLPPPSSSCPTCGLKQYPSLHEEGAALPVTLCGRETVQIGGRHGLDLKLLKEKLSRSCGLTSNPYLLRAELPEGERLVIFPDGRVLVQGTEDLARAQSLYDRYIGS, encoded by the coding sequence ATGGATACATCCGCCGAAGAACGGCAGCAAAGCACGGAACAAGAGGAACAATCTTTGGAGCGGGAGCGCCGGGAGCGCTACTCCAGGCAGATGCTGTTCGCCCCGATCGGCGAGAACGGGCAGCGCAAGATTGAAGCCGCGCATGTCGCGGTCGTCGGCATGGGAGCGCTCGGCACCGTCATCGCGAACCATCTCGCCCGGTCAGGCGTGGGCCGGCTGCGCTTAATTGACCGCGATTACGTGGAGCGAAGCAATTTGCAGCGCCAAATGCTGTACGACGAAGACGACGTGCGGGAGCTGCGGCCCAAGGTCGTCGCCGCGGAACGCAGGCTTAAGCTGATCAACAGTGAAATCCGCATTGAACCGGTCGTGTCGCATGTGACGGCGGCGAATGCCGAGCGGCTGCTCGACGGCGTGGACCTCGTGCTCGACGGCACGGACAACTTCGGCACGCGCCTGCTCTTGAACGACGTGTGCTTCAAGCACGGCATTCCGTTCATCTACGGCGGCTCCATCAGCTCGAACGGGATGACCGCGGTATTCGTGCCCGGCGAAACGTCCTGTCTGCGCTGCCTGCTGGGCGCGGGCGACAGCGCCGGCGACACCTGCGATACGACAGGCGTCATCTCGCCGATCGTAGACATCGTCGCCTCGCTTCAGGCGGCGGAGGCGCTGAAGCTGCTTGTCGGCGACAAGGCTGCCCGCCGTCAAGGCCTGCTGTCCATCGATATTTGGCGGAACAGCACCATGGACATGAAGCTGCCGCCTCCGAGCTCCAGCTGTCCGACTTGCGGGCTCAAGCAATATCCGTCGCTGCACGAGGAAGGCGCTGCGCTGCCCGTAACGCTATGCGGACGGGAAACGGTGCAGATCGGCGGCCGGCACGGGCTGGATCTGAAGCTGCTCAAGGAAAAGCTGAGCCGCTCGTGCGGGCTGACGTCGAATCCGTACCTGCTTCGCGCGGAGCTCCCGGAAGG
- the add gene encoding adenosine deaminase, with translation MHISQLLPKVDLHVHLDGSLRPDTVMAIAEAEGIPLPAGNEAELIPYMQVDEDCRSLPEYLSKFEFTTRFLQSGAALERVAFETLEQAAAHQCRYIEVRFAPQLHRLGGLRAEEAVHYVIEGMKRAERQFDIQGRAIAICMRNHDRADNLEVIEAAAKYAGRGVGAVDLAGNEAAYPPELFRDVFALAHKRGLPVTIHAGEAAGAENIYEAVKNLGASRIGHGVRLRERPDILKMMLERHIPLEMCPVSNIQTKAVADWSVYPIREYFDVGLHVTLNTDNPSVSATDISREYRIAAEKFGFTDRELAAIVRNGARAAFLEETDKRALLKRIDAELMALGL, from the coding sequence ATGCATATATCGCAGCTGCTGCCCAAGGTCGACCTTCACGTCCATCTGGACGGGAGTCTGCGGCCGGATACCGTCATGGCGATTGCCGAAGCCGAAGGCATTCCGCTTCCGGCCGGCAACGAAGCGGAACTCATTCCTTATATGCAGGTGGACGAGGATTGCCGGAGTCTGCCGGAATATTTGAGCAAGTTCGAATTCACGACTCGCTTCCTGCAATCGGGCGCCGCGCTTGAACGCGTCGCGTTCGAGACGCTGGAGCAGGCCGCCGCGCATCAATGCCGTTATATAGAGGTGCGATTCGCGCCTCAGCTGCACCGCCTCGGCGGTTTGCGCGCAGAGGAGGCCGTTCATTACGTTATTGAAGGAATGAAGCGGGCTGAGCGCCAGTTCGATATCCAAGGGCGCGCCATCGCCATTTGCATGCGGAATCATGACCGCGCGGACAATCTCGAAGTTATCGAAGCGGCGGCGAAATACGCCGGGCGCGGCGTAGGGGCCGTGGACCTTGCCGGCAACGAGGCGGCTTATCCGCCCGAGCTGTTCCGCGACGTATTCGCGCTCGCCCACAAACGCGGATTGCCTGTTACGATCCATGCCGGGGAAGCGGCCGGAGCGGAGAATATCTACGAAGCGGTCAAGAACCTCGGCGCTTCCCGCATCGGACACGGCGTTCGGCTGCGGGAGAGACCGGACATTCTGAAGATGATGCTTGAGCGGCATATCCCGCTCGAGATGTGCCCCGTCAGCAACATTCAGACGAAGGCCGTGGCGGATTGGAGCGTCTATCCGATCCGGGAGTACTTCGATGTGGGATTGCACGTTACGTTAAACACGGATAATCCGAGCGTGTCCGCGACGGATATTTCGCGGGAATACCGCATTGCCGCGGAGAAGTTCGGCTTCACGGACCGCGAACTGGCGGCAATTGTCCGCAACGGGGCACGGGCTGCTTTCCTGGAGGAGACGGACAAGAGGGCGCTTCTGAAGCGAATCGACGCGGAGCTGATGGCGTTGGGTCTGTAA